TTGCTTATGCGACCCAAAACCCTTGCCAGCAATTTCCTGAAAACATCACTTCTGTTTCCAAAACATTATTGCCTTATTCTCATAGGATAGGAGGTCATTTCTGCAGTATTTGTGAGGCGGAGGACGCATTCAGATATTTCCATTAGCTCAGGATGCCTTAAGATTGCGACACAAACTGTTCCACCTAAGACTCTGCAGAGCTCTGTTTGCTTTATCCTCATGTTCCACCTATAAAACACTTTTCCCCCTGCTAAGAAGTAAAGGGAGTTCTAGTAATGAATCTATGAATGCTTTCGATAGCTGCGTTCTGTTATTTACATGGTTCCATGAAGGAGAAATGTAAAGCTTTGATGGATCAACAGATTCAAAGGGTTTGTTCACCAAAagtgaacattctgtcataatttactcatcctaatgttgtTCCGAgcatgcatgactttctttcttctaccgAGCAGAGTGTTGACGTTGCTCTTTTCCAAATGATTACTGTGAATGCAGCTGGCAAGCTTAGAAAATGGCAAAATAGCACAATAAATGTGCCACAGAAATCATCTGAAGCCTTTCTGAGAGGAATAGACAAAAATTTAAgcagttattcactgaaaatcttactCTCAACCACAGCTTGCAAATCTCATTAATCATTTGGAATACTTTTATTATACTTCTATGgtagtttttgttatttttggagttCAACAGCGCTGGGGCTGCGCACCTAATCGCAAACGCAATTAAATCGCGACATGAGTTTGAGCAGTTTCTAACCCACTGCAATGTTGCatttttagtattatttttatCCAGAATTCTGTGATTTAATTCGCCATTCTGACTGATGAACATGGTTTGTACACTGATCAGAGTGCAGTGTGTAAAAATGGTACCGGTGAGAGAACAGCACAGAAATCAGGGAGGtgaataaagaatacattttaaaaaaggaataaataaatatctggCGCTTTCATCTATAAACACAAATTTGCAATACGATTTTTTAACGTAGTCTCATAGAttgaatgttactataactacatttttgcagacTGACTTTTACGTATCGCATTCTGCATTTCGTCTCAGtatcctggtgaaatgaacactagaggcgctgcCACAACTGTGCGCTTTATTCacgttcacacaaatcacgactacaaTTGCTGATAAtgattttataaacacttattcttCGTTCTGTCACTCACACGCTGttgttatgacatcaaaacatgtggttgcttcagaaaatgtgcttttcatttctctttttgattttagatcactgttggttaggtttaggttaaagttttaggttggtgagatacattttactcattaatatACTCCATTTAATTGTCACCTAAAacaccttgtctgattacgacaccatttcactcgcttatGGCGCCCCCCACTGGACACTTCACTGgcaaactgcagccaaacgtatAATAAGGTACGtaaatttgttttgcaaaaatttgGCCATGGTCACATAaattcatgagaccaggctggattttttttattgcataccCCCAGATACCCATTTATGAAAAGAGAAGCAAGAATATTCTGctaaacgtctccttttgtgttgtatggaagaaagaaagtcatatagtttGAACACCATGACGGTAAGtaaatgatttttcatttttgggtaaaccatccctttaaaaactGACAAGTTTCCATACAGCAGAATCTTGCAAACCTCTTACTACTAAGACAAATAATGTTTGTCTTCCATTTTCAATAGTACACATTATTGGAAAACTTCAGTAGATCCCAGACAACCAACTTTTTATGTTTGGTAAACCAAATCCTTTTAGAAACTAATAATTATGCAACTTTCTATACTATATAGACCAGTAGTTCTCAACCggttttgctttaggacccagattttacatagGACATCCAATGGAAATCTAACACTGTCCCAAAACATCCTTAACAGCATACTGAATTTTAATAATAGGCTTCTGCAAATGGACTGTTATTTAATGCAGTATGGGCTGTATCTTCTTTTAtcttgtgtagttttgttcataggtTTTGAGAATGAGGGCATGTCACACTACCTGTCCATGTtgtcatctgcctaatttggctagcttcaaCCATGTGAGACATGAATTTGCAGTGAAACATTCTAGAGTTTGAATGGACGCACAGCCTATGATCATCAGTAACAAAAGATATGAACGTGTTTTCTCCTCCAGAGACCTGCAACCAATTTTTGGgtcgcgacccaccagttgagaaccactgatctagatcACATTTAGGCAACCATGCTGTGTTGAACACTTTAAATATAGTAAGCTATAGTACAAAGATAAAACCAAGGCGCTGATTTGGCTTATCTAGATGGTTTAAAAAGGGTATGGACCCACAATAATGGTGAGTCTTAGCAGTGAGCTTGAACGGTAACTCAAGACATTGCTCTGGGTGACCATCTCCAAATCCACAATATGTTCTCTCGGTCCACTCAAAGGCTTGGTCATTACTAGCATGGCACTTACATTACTGGAACgctgaaagagacagagaaagccAAAACTTAATATCTAGTCATTACCACAATAAAAGTTCTATTAGGGTCATTTTCAGGAAACAGTGCCATTTGTATGTTATGAACTTGATACTTGACGCTCGCTAAGGCCATTATTAGACATCCAACCCTGCAACATTAAACCCCAAATAAAATTTGGTTGTAACAGGGCtgacacaaaaaaacattttgaaagagAAATTAgatgatgttttatttgtttatatatacagtatttgccaCATCAAGATCAATAGTTCAACTCTGTTATGGAAAAATCAATATGGACAATTTCTTGACAAAAAGCACAGGAATAATGACTAAATAATGTGGGCCAATAATATTTTTTGCAACTAATCGTCAACTCTGAATCATTTCGAGTGTAACAGGGATGACTCAAAACACGTTTCAATATGTCTTTATCAACATGTTATTATTTTCACACTTATACTGGCCTTGAAAAGCTCAATAGTTCAACTCTGTAATGGgaaaaatctgttgttttcttGTAAAGAAAAACATGTGGTGATCCCCAATATTTATGGCTGTTAGGGCACTAGTACTGAGGGCCTGAGCTGGGAAAATAGGATTTCTTGACAGTTCAAATGTAATGATAAAATGACAAATGGCTTTCCTGAGAATGACACATTAAACAATATGAAAAGCCCAGGGTTTACTCAATCCATTATCATGCCTTACCCTCAGGTAGAATTCTCCTCCCTCATTGCCGGATTTGATCGTGAAAGTGTTTACCATGTTGGGGTACACACTAGTAGCTTGAATCTGGAAGATATCCGCAGGAACTGAGCGATCAGAAAAGATGCTCATGTACTTGTAGACAATGACCGGAGGCAGTCCCCGGCAAACACTTGGCGACTGGCACCTACAGCGACTGTAGATACAGAGTAAATTTATACACtaggtttttttattattgaggATTAAAAAGTTGAAAATGGTGGCCAACCACTGCAGTTACGAGGAAATTTCCAAGTTCTACAAATATtccaaacaaaaacaagaaatcaAGAGGACTTCTATTGAATGGAATTCAAATCAGAAAGCTTAGATATGTTAAAAGCCCCATGATATGGCTTCACGAGCACAGTTTTCTGccttgtgttgatgtatttcccatTGAAGTTTGGGCTCGAGATGTTGAAAGGGttttcccttttctttaaaatagccaataggcaAATAGCCATTTGTTAGACAACaatgtgtcataaaaatatttggcccatttttccagaagagaaatacagtacattttaaatgcaaatacaaTATGTGAATTAAGTGAACTTTATATGCTGAAAGTGAATTTTACCTTagcatatacaccgatcagccgcaacattaaaaccacctgcgtaatattgtgaaggtccccctcgtgccaccaaaacagcatcaacccgcatttcagaatagcctcctgagatgatattcttcccaccacaattgtacagaatggttatctgagtcTGGTctttctctgttgatctctctcatcaacaagacatttctgttagcagaactgccgctcactggatgttttttgtttttgaacaattctgagtaaattctagagactgttgtgtgtgaaaatgacagcaatattcaaaccagcccacctggcaccaacaatcatccatgtgactatcttatcagccaatcatgtgacagcagtgcataaaatcatgcagatatgggtcaggagcttcagttaatgttcacatcaaccatcagaatggggaaaaatgtgatctcagtgatttggaccatggcatgattgttggtgccagatgggctggtttgagtatttcagggattttcacacacaacagtctctagaatttttcTCTAGAAtcatttaagccctcatgtttgccattgtctcttgtcaggtattgtgtgaATGTAACTTTTGTTTTGGTCAAgccaagtcatgtcaagtcaagtctagttttaATCAAGTTTAGTTTatgtcaagtctttagtcaagtcatgccaagtcaagtcaaatctAGTCTAGtcgttcatgtttttgttttgattcaatattttaatattaggcTTATTGGATTCCACGTTTGaataataaaactgcacttggattCATCACATCATCTTTGTCTTCCTGTCACTACCTATGTCCAGCAACGTtacactgtacaattgtgatgagacgAATATAATCTCaggatgctattctgagatgcgggttggcactgttttggcggcacgagggggacctacacaatattagacaggtgcttttaatgttgcgGTGTAGATGGCTTTAGAACTGGATTAAAAGCTTCAAAACTCTAGAACAGAATTTTGAAAAGCACAAATAATTtatcacaacacaaacataaTTTAATCAGAAGATTAGACCCACCCTTCGCCTGTTTTTACGTATGGCTCACTACAGGGGTTTTTGGGATAGCAACGGAATCCTCCATAGTAATTCCAACACATTTCATCATCTCTGCAGTTGTGTGCCGTTTCACACTCGTTAATATCTATAAGAGGCAGAAAATTTCTATGAGAAACTTCAGAAGCGAGGACCCTTCAGGAGTCTTATGGAATTTGTCTGGAATGTACCTTGGCACATCCGTGTCGCTTGGATCTGGTATCCCTCAGGGCACACACAGCTATATCCGCCAGGCTGATTCACACATTGGAACTGGCACATGTAGTTAGAGAATTCACACTCGTCAACATCTGGAATACACAGTTAAGAATGAAACAGTGGAATTACGGGGaatatattcaattaaattccttgttatttttaacttgaagtCTATAGACCACATCTGAACTGctaaaagcattttcatttttctaACTGCATGGACAATGTTTTACACCTATGGTGTtaccttgttttaagcataaagctaacaagattttgtgaggtttattcataaaacattaaaaagaaaCATTTGCCAAGTATGTAAAATTAACTTATTTCAAGCAAAGCCAACAGTTGGCAAGCTAACTGATTAGCCTGTAATGATAGCATGATCCTACACAAATGGTATACATATATTGGCCAAGTTATTAATACTTAAAGCTATCCCAAGGGGGTTCAAGATAGgaaggtgtggcagggcggagggtgcggccgggtcgtgattctacacacccgatcccttatcaggctaatcaagcctccgagagagataaagggacCGTGTGTGTAGAATCACGGTCCGGCcgcgccctccgccctgccacagaaggATTTGACAGTTTTGGCTGTGTTGGGAATAGTGGAAGACTATTtttactatttctgtagtatagAGCATGTATACTGTGCAAAGTATGTGAAGTGAACTAGGAAATGATATGAAACTATATAAATGcacacttaatttttttaaacatacaagGATCTTGAGTATCGGTGCAGAGTTGTGAGAAATTACCTTTGTTTAACTAACAACTAGGCCTATTGCAAGATTAAAAGTTTGTACATTAGGTGTGATAAATTAGGTTAGAATGTCACAACTCATTCATCTTAAGAAACCGTTGTGTTATTACTTAAAGGGGACATTAACCTTGGCAGGAGACCGTATCTGAAGTCAattcaaatccaacatcacactGGCAGATGAAAGAGCCAATCAGATTGTAGCACTGTTGCTGGCAAGGATTTGCATTAGCACATTCATTCAcatctgtaataaaaaaaaagaaatatgaaaaaaaaaacttcatatCCTTGAAAGGAACAACTGAACATCAATTACAGTTAACGAAAAGTTGCACAACGTCCAAACTTAACAAAACTGGGTGAGCATACCAGAACATTCTGAGAGCATACAGTGTACCAAACTTTGTCAAAATTAAGTTTTGTTTGTTCGACCATCCCAAACAGTCCATCACGGCAACATTGGCTAAACCAATCGTGTGACTTTGGGAGTGGTTTGCCCATCCAATGGAGTTGCAGAAGTTACACAGTTCAGctttaatgcaattaattgtaCATGAAATTCCGTTCCTCAAACTCTAATAACACCACTTATTTAAACTAACAGGTAGCATAATCCAAAATACACATCGGTTGTGCATTCCTAATCATTCTTTGGTGTGTCTGGCAAGATTTTCGGCTTAGTCCTGGAGAACAGAAAGTGTCCCTTCACACTGTGGGTGCTTTCGTGGGTGGTCTGAACTTATCTTCCAGGTTTAGTCGAGTAACTATATACAAAGGCCTAAGAATAACCCACTTCTCTCTGATTCATATACAGACTATTGGATGTGCAACACGTGTGAGTGAAAAACCTCCTCATCCAGGATATTCAGACAGACTCTCCTTTGGCTCCTAACTGACACATTTGAAGCATTAATGCGAGAATAATGTCAAAGCAGAGATCCAAAGACCCCCAGTGGGCCTCTTGCCGAGAGTTTCCAAAGCTTTGCTGACCAGCGTTTGGCTGGACAATGCTCACGTGGGCCCTTTGAGGGGGTTCAGCACTGTTGATAGCCAAACTGGCCGAGGCACACTGGAAAAAATTAGGCAAGAGACCTTACAGGCAAGAATTCACATGAAAAAACTCAGCACATTCTCACCCACCTCTCTTAAATGAGAGAGACTGTTCTAAACACACCTGGAGTCTGTGATGATCGCCCACATGACAGTGATTTGATTCCAACAAACTGGTGTCAGATTCCAAAGGAATTGCTGCCAAAGCACTTTTGAAAGAGACTGGCCTAAAGTATGTAAACATCGCTGGAGGACCGACCTCTCATTGCGGGAAGAGGCCAGAGCTAATTGTTGACTCATTTTAATGGGCTGAGAGATTGCAAGTCCTGACCCATACTTCCTCAAACAAAACCACATTTCCCCAGTTAGCTGCTTGATCACAGAAGGCATAGTTGCTACAAGACTGATGAGCTGAGGCCAGTCAGCCTCAGATGGCATGCCCACAATCCATTCACTGATCATCTGATGCAAACTGCACACCAAAAGGACATGAGTTGGCTGAAATCGCGAGTCCCCAATCTGCTTTTGAGGAAGAACTAATCATTGCAGTTGCCCTTATTTGCAAGGTTAGTGATATAAAATCATTGAAAGATATCCAGAGGTTTGTTAAAGGCACTTAGTAGCAAGAAAACATGATATCTACCAGGGCTGGGTACCGCAAACCACCTCACGATACAATAAGGTCTACCAGCTTTCTGGCAAACGAATACAGGACACTTGAGCATGAAAACGTTTCGCTGTCCAATCTGCAGGATATGGTTGGGTATGTGACATCTTAATTTCACCCAAAATGCAGGATGCCCTTGAAGTCGgaacagttggcaaccctagatACAATACATATTGCGATACATTACAGTCTCGTAATTATATTGCAACTGAAACTATGGCATATGCGTGAGAGAGATCCACCAAAAACTTGATAACCACTAGGAATAGCTATCGTCAACGTGTGAGAAAGCGTAAACCCGGCATAAACTTATATGATTCAGGTTGCCAACATTTGCCACACAAATATGGGATGCTTGAACATATTGACACTTCAATACGGGGCATGTCCGAACAGGGGAGAGGGGTAGAGCTGGTTTGGACTGTTTGTAGTATCTAAAATGATTAAAGGATGTGAAGAAATTTTACATTCTTGTTGGATGCGATGTTGGTtggcatgtttttgcacttcatGTCTTTCAAATAGTTtatgcaacttaaatgttttttctacCAAAGGATTCTGCGTGCTGTAACATGACTGGCACCTCTATCTAGTTGTCAAAAAACACTATTACCacacacataaaatgttttatgcaCCAGATAGAAAAGAGAAACCTGGCATTGCATACTCTTtactgacacaacaacattgagtTTGGTTTGCAAAGAGTGAAAGGATATTTATAAGTGAAGTGTGCAATTATTTTAGACGATAACATACTTTTTtgtatcccagtttaatgtgcggAGAAAACTTTAAGTATGCCATTGGTAGGTTGAATTCCTGaggagtgtaaacactgtggctctgtggcactttcaataTTGCTCTGTTATTGATCATGTCAACTACTGGCGCACCAAATGTTTTAGTTTGGACGTCATGTCAAAAGTCGTGCCATGTCCAAACTTAACAACACTTTATGCACACAGGCTCCAGAACATTCTGAGGACACATGCCAAATATTGACAAAATCTACCAATTGGGGGGTGTTACAACTGAATTAAAAATTCAGTTGTAACACATTTCTATTTGATTGATGAGATAAAAATTGGCCATGGCTTTTCTATGGTGCAGGCGCTAACATATCCTGAATATCATAGACATCAGTAGAATCCAGAGAGAATCAGCCAGCCAGGTAGCGCTCACCTCTGCAGTAGTTCTGAGAGTCTGGCATAAAACCAACACCACACTGGATTGAATGTGATGAACTTTGATAGACTCTTGAGTAATCGCTTCTGGCAGGTATAACAGGCAGAGCAACTCCTCTAGCACCTGTTGCCACTGGTGGGGCAGTAGTAGGCTCATCCTCGCCATTACTGACAAATATCCGAGCATTGTGGGGCAGGCAGAGGTATCCTCCAAAATGGTTAATGCATTTCATGCCCCCTTTGCAGGCTTCTTGAACTGTCTTGCACTCATCTATGTCTGTTGGAAGTATAAAGAAAAAGATTGGTTAGCTCAagaaattacaaaac
This region of Xyrauchen texanus isolate HMW12.3.18 chromosome 48, RBS_HiC_50CHRs, whole genome shotgun sequence genomic DNA includes:
- the LOC127639374 gene encoding EGF-containing fibulin-like extracellular matrix protein 1, which encodes MLGICLCLSVVVHLAVSQEAEEPITYTCTEGYEFDIEKQSCKDIDECKTVQEACKGGMKCINHFGGYLCLPHNARIFVSNGEDEPTTAPPVATGARGVALPVIPARSDYSRVYQSSSHSIQCGVGFMPDSQNYCRDVNECANANPCQQQCYNLIGSFICQCDVGFELTSDTVSCQDVDECEFSNYMCQFQCVNQPGGYSCVCPEGYQIQATRMCQDINECETAHNCRDDEMCWNYYGGFRCYPKNPCSEPYVKTGEGRCRCQSPSVCRGLPPVIVYKYMSIFSDRSVPADIFQIQATSVYPNMVNTFTIKSGNEGGEFYLRRSSNVSAMLVMTKPLSGPREHIVDLEMVTQSNVLSYRSSSLLRLTIIVGPYPF